One region of Bubalus kerabau isolate K-KA32 ecotype Philippines breed swamp buffalo chromosome 6, PCC_UOA_SB_1v2, whole genome shotgun sequence genomic DNA includes:
- the LOC129656283 gene encoding olfactory receptor 2A12-like, translating to MWMPPGQNQSWVSEFILLGFSSDPTTNRTLFSAFLLLFLSSVLANGLIITLICLDTHLHTPMYFFLCILSLLDMGCVTTTVPQLLVHLLSRSQTISFAGCWLQMYIFGAVGLTECILFVVMAFDRYVAICYPLHYTVILSWGLCTRLSAGTWACGFFFSLIHTFFTMRLPYCGPNMVNHYFCEGPSVRNLACMDTHIIEMVDLVISVFMVVAPLLLIVASYIRIAQAIFKFKSMQARCKAFSTCASHLTVITFFYAPATYLYMRPNSSYSPEQDKQISLFYNVFTALLNPVVYSLRNKDMKRAFLKVMGR from the coding sequence ATGTGGATGCCTCCAGGGCAGAACCAAAGCTGGGTTTCTGAATTTATCCTGCTTGGCTTCTCCAGTGACCCCACGACCAACAGGACCCTCTTCAGtgccttccttcttcttttcctgaGCTCAGTCCTTGCCAATGGGCTCATCATCACGCTGATATGCCTGGACACGCATCTCCACactcccatgtacttcttcctctgtaTCCTCTCCCTGCTGGATATGGGCTGTGTCACTACCACTGTGCCCCAGTTGCTGGTGCATCTTCTTTCTCGATCCCAGACCATCTCCTTTGCTGGTTGTTGGCTACAAATGTATATCTTTGGTGCCGTGGGCCTGACCGAGTGCATTTTATTTGTCGTCATGGCCTTTGACCGGTACGTGGCCATCTGCTATCCACTGCATTATACTGTCATCCTCAGCTGGGGCCTGTGCACACGACTGTCAGCTGGGACCTGGGCCTGTGGTTTCTTCTTCTCTCTGATCCACACTTTTTTCACCATGAGGCTGCCATACTGTGGGCCCAACATGGTCAACCACTACTTCTGTGAAGGCCCTTCAGTACGAAATTTGGCTTGCATGGATACCCACATCATTGAAATGGTGGACCTGGTCATCAGTGTCTTCATGGTTGTTGCCCCACTCTTGCTCATTGTGGCCTCCTACATCCGTATTGCCCAGGCCATTTTCAAGTTCAAGTCCATGCAGGCCCGCTGCAAGGCTTTCTCCACCTGTGCCTCCCACCTGACTGTGATCACATTCTTCTATGCTCCAGCCACCTACCTCTACATGAGGCCCAATTCAAGCTATTCCCCTGAGCAAGACAAGCAGATCTCACTCTTTTATAATGTCTTCACTGCTCTGCTTAATCCTGTGGTCTACAGTCTGAGGAATAAGGACATGAAAAGGGCTTTTCTCAAAGTGATGGGGAGATAG